One Solea solea chromosome 5, fSolSol10.1, whole genome shotgun sequence genomic window carries:
- the LOC131459130 gene encoding calretinin-like, translating into MATKTQQPPLLLLSELTAAQFIDIWRHFDADGNGYIEGKELENFFRELETARRGAGAEPSHAAFKEKMKEFMAHFDKNADGRIEMSELAQILPTEENFLLFFREFVGSSSEFMAAWRRYDTDRSGYIESNELKGFLSDLLKKANRKYDDKKLNEYTQTILRMFDLNGDGKLGLSEMARLLPVQENFLMKFQGIRLTVKEFDSLFTIYDKDGSGYIDEQELDALLKDLCDKNKMDVDQSGLGGYKKSIMALSDGGKLYRTELEIVLCRDSAL; encoded by the exons atggcAACTAAAACTCAACAACCTCCTCTTCTTCTACTGTCTGAACTCACCGCAGCGCAGTTCATCGACATCTGGAGACACTTTGACGCAGACG GAAATGGCTACATCGAAGGGAAGGAGCTGGAAAACTTCTTCAGAGAGCTGGAGACTGCGAGACGAGGAGCTGGCGCG GAACCTTCTCATGCTGCGTTCAAAGAGAAGATGAAGGAATTCATGGCCCATTTTGACAAGAACGCCGACGGGAGAATTGAAATGTCAGAG CTGGCTCAGATTCTGCCAACAGAGGAAAACTTCCTGCTCTTTTTCAGAGAGTTTGTGGGATCCAGCAGTGAATTCatggct GCCTGGAGGAGGTATGACACGGACCGCAGTGGATACATTGAATCAAACGAGCTGAAG GGCTTCCTGTCAGATCTGCTGAAGAAGGCAAACAGGAAGTACGACGACAAGAAGCTGAACGAGTACACGCAGACAATC CTTCGTATGTTTGATCTCAACGGTGATGGAAAGCTGGGACTCTCTGAGATGGCGAG GCTCCTGCCAGTGCAGGAAAACTTCCTGATGAAATTCCAG GGCATCAGGCTCACGGTGAAAGAGTTCGACTCCCTCTTCACGATCTACGATAAG GACGGCAGCGGCTACATCGATGAGCAGGAGCTGGATGCTTTGCTGAAGGACCTTTGTGACAAGAACAAAATG gacGTGGACCAATCGGGACTCGGTGGCTACAAGAAGAGCATCATGGCTCTGTCCGACGGAGGGAAACTCTACCGCACCGAGCTGGAGATCGTGCTGTGCCGAGATTCCGCACTGTGA
- the got2b gene encoding glutamic-oxaloacetic transaminase 2b, mitochondrial, translating into MALLKSSKVISSLGNISPSLGVLSSRHSSWWGGMQMGPPDPILGVTEAFKRDKNPKKMNLGVGAYRDDQGKPFVLSCVRKAEALIAAKQLDKEYLPIGGLGEFSKACAQLAFGAESEVLKSGRNITVQTISGTGSLRIGANFLARFHDGSRDVYLPKPSWGNHTPIFRDAGMQLKAYRYYDPSTCGFDFKGALEDISKIPEKSVILLHACAHNPTGVDPRPEQWKEIADLVKQKNLLVFFDMAYQGFASGDIDRDAWAVRHFIEQGHNIVLSQSFAKNMGLYGERVGGFTVVCKDADEAKRVESQLKILIRPIYSNPPMNGARIAATILNTPDLRSLWLEEVHGMANRIIKMREQLAAGLKSQGSSHNWQHVIDQIGMFCFTGLKPEQVERLTKEFSVYMTKDGRISMAGVTSGNVGHLAEGIHAVTK; encoded by the exons ATGGCTCTCCTCAAGTCCAGCAAAGTAATCTCCTCTCTGGGAAACATATCTCCGTCTCTGGGAGTCCTGTCCAGCCGCCACAG CTCATGGTGGGGTGGAATGCAGATGGGTCCCCCCGATCCCATCCTGGGGGTGACCGAGGCCTTCAAGAGAGACAAAAACCCCAAGAAAATGAACCTGGGAGTGGGAGCCTACAGGGATGACCAGGGCAAACCCTTTGTGCTGAGCTGTGTCCGCAAG GCAGAGGCGCTGATTGCAGCCAAACAGCTGGATAAGGAGTACCTTCCCATCGGTGGTCTGGGGGAGTTCAGTAAAGCCTGTGCCCAACTGGCTTTTGGTGCTGAAAGTGAGGTGTTGAAGAGCGGCAGG AACATCACCGTGCAAACCATCTCTGGAACTGGATCTCTGCGCATTGGAGCCAACTTCTTG GCTCGGTTCCATGACGGTTCACGTGACGTGTACCTGCCCAAACCTTCCTGGGGAAACCACACGCCCATCTTCAGAGACGCCGGCATGCAGCTCAAAGCGTACCGATACTACGACCCGTCCACCTGCGGCTTTGACTTCAAAGGAGCTCTGGAGGATATCTCT AAAATCCCAGAGAAGAGTGTGATCTTGTTGCACGCTTGCGCTCACAACCCCACTGGTGTGGATCCTCGGCCCGAGCAGTGGAAGGAGATCGCAGACCTCGTGAAG CAAAAGAATCTGCTGGTGTTCTTCGACATGGCGTACCAGGGCTTCGCCAGTGGAGACATCGACCGCGATGCCTGGGCCGTTCGACACTTCATCGAGCAGGGTCACAACATCGTGCTGTCTCAGTCCTTCGCCAAGAACATGGGACTTTACG GTGAACGTGTGGGAGGCTTCACTGTGGTGTGTAAAGATGCAGATGAGGCCAAGAGAGTAGAGTCTCAGCTTAAGATCCTCATCAGGCCCATTTATTCCAACCCGCCAATGAACGGCGCCAGAATCGCAGCGACTATTCTCAACACACCAGACCTGCGTTCACTGTG GCTGGAGGAGGTTCATGGTATGGCTAACCGCATCATCAAGATGAGAGAGCAGCTGGCGGCCGGACTGAAAAGTCAAGGCTCCTCCCACAACTGGCAGCACGTCATCGACCAGATCGGGATGTTCTGCTTCACTGGCCTTAAACCTGAACAG gtggaGCGTTTGACAAAGGAGTTCTCTGTGTACATGACTAAGGACGGCAGAATCTCCATGGCAGGCGTGACATCTGGAAACGTGGGCCACCTGGCCGAGGGGATCCACGCGGTGACCAAGTAG